A genomic region of Papaver somniferum cultivar HN1 chromosome 7, ASM357369v1, whole genome shotgun sequence contains the following coding sequences:
- the LOC113293252 gene encoding protein trichome birefringence-like 2 isoform X2: MQDVTIIFQDKTKVHGLSRRFGFKMRGDKAYKYEDYNYTVGFVWSPFLVYETNPKNRRKNEPERMRLDVIDQRATSFYRDADLVIFDSWHWWVTDKTKNGSNYFQEGNYLHPKLEMREAYKKALTTWRKWMDKNIDPNKTQVVFRGYSASHFRGGKWNTGGKCSRETEPIMSSEPYIVKNSPQVNILEDTIRQIKMPVIYLNVSKLTYYRTDGHPSIYAKGWKTNEERIAAALNREDCSHWCLPGIPDTWNELLYISLMMAGKGSFGR, encoded by the exons ATGCAGGATGTAACAATAATTTTCCAAG ATAAAACAAAAGTTCATGGACTTTCCCGGCGTTTCGGTTTCAAAATGAGAGGCGATAAAGCGTATAAATACGAg GACTACAACTATACGGTAGGATTTGTGTGGTCTCCTTTTCTTGTTTATGAAACCAATCCTAAGAATCGAAGAAAGAATGAGCCGGAGAGAATGAGATTGGATGTAATTGACCAACGTGCAACATCCTTCTATCGTGACGCTGATCTTGTAATTTTCGATTCATGGCATTGGTGGGTTACAGATAAAACTAAGAATGG ATCAAATTATTTTCAAGAAGGCAATTACTTGCACCCGAAATTAGAGATGAGAGAGGCATACAAGAAAGCTCTTACTACTTGGAGAAAATGGATGGACAAGAACATTGATCCTAACAAGACCCAAGTTGTTTTCAGAGGATACTCAGCTAGCCACTTCCG TGGAGGTAAATGGAACACAGGCGGGAAATGTAGCAGAGAAACGGAACCGATCATGAGTAGTGAGCCATATATAGTTAAGAATTCTCCGCAGGTGAACATACTTGAAGACACAATTCGTCAAATAAAGATGCCGGTCATATATCTGAATGTCAGCAAACTAACATACTACAGAACCGATGGACACCCTTCAATTTATGCAAAAGGGTGGAAAACGAATGAGGAGAGGATTGCAGCTGCATTAAATCGTGAGGATTGTAGTCATTGGTGCTTACCTGGTATACCGGATACATGGAATGAATTGTTGTATATTTCTCTTATGATGGCCGGTAAAGGATCATTTGGTCGGTGA
- the LOC113293252 gene encoding protein trichome birefringence-like 2 isoform X1, translating into MFESLICIFWNAVPDKTKVHGLSRRFGFKMRGDKAYKYEDYNYTVGFVWSPFLVYETNPKNRRKNEPERMRLDVIDQRATSFYRDADLVIFDSWHWWVTDKTKNGSNYFQEGNYLHPKLEMREAYKKALTTWRKWMDKNIDPNKTQVVFRGYSASHFRGGKWNTGGKCSRETEPIMSSEPYIVKNSPQVNILEDTIRQIKMPVIYLNVSKLTYYRTDGHPSIYAKGWKTNEERIAAALNREDCSHWCLPGIPDTWNELLYISLMMAGKGSFGR; encoded by the exons ATGTTTGAATCGCTGATTTGTATCTTTTGGAATGCCGTTCCAGATAAAACAAAAGTTCATGGACTTTCCCGGCGTTTCGGTTTCAAAATGAGAGGCGATAAAGCGTATAAATACGAg GACTACAACTATACGGTAGGATTTGTGTGGTCTCCTTTTCTTGTTTATGAAACCAATCCTAAGAATCGAAGAAAGAATGAGCCGGAGAGAATGAGATTGGATGTAATTGACCAACGTGCAACATCCTTCTATCGTGACGCTGATCTTGTAATTTTCGATTCATGGCATTGGTGGGTTACAGATAAAACTAAGAATGG ATCAAATTATTTTCAAGAAGGCAATTACTTGCACCCGAAATTAGAGATGAGAGAGGCATACAAGAAAGCTCTTACTACTTGGAGAAAATGGATGGACAAGAACATTGATCCTAACAAGACCCAAGTTGTTTTCAGAGGATACTCAGCTAGCCACTTCCG TGGAGGTAAATGGAACACAGGCGGGAAATGTAGCAGAGAAACGGAACCGATCATGAGTAGTGAGCCATATATAGTTAAGAATTCTCCGCAGGTGAACATACTTGAAGACACAATTCGTCAAATAAAGATGCCGGTCATATATCTGAATGTCAGCAAACTAACATACTACAGAACCGATGGACACCCTTCAATTTATGCAAAAGGGTGGAAAACGAATGAGGAGAGGATTGCAGCTGCATTAAATCGTGAGGATTGTAGTCATTGGTGCTTACCTGGTATACCGGATACATGGAATGAATTGTTGTATATTTCTCTTATGATGGCCGGTAAAGGATCATTTGGTCGGTGA